One region of Eleutherodactylus coqui strain aEleCoq1 chromosome 5, aEleCoq1.hap1, whole genome shotgun sequence genomic DNA includes:
- the LOC136628772 gene encoding uncharacterized protein, which translates to MASCVEAQVAVSNIPAPAGSPDMPCYLIPSPKTPTAETEEIVSEAANAPTDDIKSSSAESETSSVTTETTNIGNEAPSEDKKFPSAEIDTEVPSPETDDPPTENGTQDLVTRALSEALKASFEDNDAPSEDSESSSTETQTPSVETGAPVSESETPSKNEVEAPEVNVESSKKPNEVVPGVETAAMASCVEAQVAVGNTSAPAGSPDMPCEGTPAPETLPADPGASSIEKEAVSEDTKSSSAGNEAPSEATETTNVDNEPLPVAKKPPSAENDALPTDTKAPSTEKEVVSEDTKSSSVGNEAPSEATETTNVDSEAPPVDKKPPSAENDALPKDTEAPATATEAPATATEAPATATEAPATATEAPATATEAPATATEAPATATEAPATATEAPATATEAPATATEAPATAIKSSIKDNDALSVAGDAPSTENQTPSGAPASENKVSSIESAVEAPDVNMETSKKPNEVVLCAETASSSLGESIKAGSEVVKSVDPPVFGF; encoded by the exons ATGGCCTCTTGTGTGGAAgctcaggttgcagttagcaatATTCCAGCACCTGCAGGTTCACCAGATATGCCTTGCTACTTGATTCCATCTCCCAagactccaacagcagaaacTGAGGAAATTGTATCAGAGGCTGCTAATGCTCCAACAGATGACATTAAAAGCTCGTCTGCGGAAAGTGAGACCTCCTCAGTGACCACTGAAACTACTAATATAGGCAATGAGGCTCCATCTGAGGATAAGAAATTTCCATCTGCAGAGATTGACACTGAGGTTCCATCCCCTGAAACTGATGATCCACCCACAGAGAATGGGACTCAAGACTTGGTAACTAGAGCTCTATCAGAGGCCCTAAAGGCTTCATTCGAAGACAATGATGCCCCATCAGAGGACAGTGAGTCTTCATCAACAGAGACTCAGACTCCTTCTGTGGAAACTGGGGCTCCAGTCTCAGAAAGTGAGACTCCATCAAAAAATGAAGTAGAAGCACCTG AAGTGAACGTGGAATCCTCTAAGAAGCCAAATGAGGTGGTGCCAGGTGTTGAAACTGCAG CAATGGCCTCTTGTGTGGAAGCTCAGGTTGCAGTTGGTAATACTTCAGCGCCTGCAGGTTCGCCAGATATGCCTTGTGAGGGAACTCCAGCTCCTGAGACTCTGCCAGCAGATCCTGGAGCTTCATCCATTGAGAAGGAGGCTGTATCAGAGGACACTAAATCTTCATCTGCAGGAAATGAGGCTCCATCAGAGGCCACAGAAACTACAAATGTAGACAATGAACCTCTGCCTGTGGCTAAGAAGCCTCCATCTGCAGAGAATGATGCCCTTCCCACGGACACTAAGGCTCCATCCACTGAGAAGGAGGTTGTATCAGAGGACACTAAATCCTCATCTGTAGGAAATGAGGCTCCATCAGAGGCCACAGAAACTACAAATGTAGACAGTGAAGCTCCACCAGTGGATAAGAAGCCTCCATCTGCAGAGAATGATGCCCTTCCTAAGGACACTGAGGCTCCAGCCACTGCAACTGAGGCTCCAGCCACTGCAACTGAGGCTCCAGCCACTGCAACTGAGGCTCCAGCCACTGCAACTGAGGCTCCAGCCACTGCAACTGAGGCTCCAGCCACTGCAACTGAGGCTCCAGCCACTGCAACTGAGGCTCCAGCCACTGCAACTGAGGCTCCAGCCACTGCAACTGAGGCTCCAGCCACTGCAACTGAGGCTCCAGCCACTGCAATAAAGTCGTCAATCAAAGACAATGATGCCCTATCGGTGGCCGGTGATGCTCCGTCCACAGAGAATCAGACTCCTTCAGGGGCTCCAGCCTCAGAAAACAAGGTTTCATCCATAGAAAGTGCCGTAGAAGCACCTG ATGTGAATATGGAGACCTCCAAGAAGCCGAATGAGGTGGTGCTATGTGCTGAAACTGCAA GTTCTTCTCTGGGTGAGTCCATCAAAGCTGGAAGTGAGGTAGTGAAATCTGTCGACCCTCCAGTGTTTGGTTTCTGA